In Zingiber officinale cultivar Zhangliang chromosome 6A, Zo_v1.1, whole genome shotgun sequence, a single genomic region encodes these proteins:
- the LOC121994077 gene encoding 18.6 kDa class III heat shock protein-like: protein MSLAVAVGPFFDSSVNSLLHLPETMEKISLPPSARRHDDEEEERSLESVPAVDILETAEEYTFIVDVPGLSKADVQVALEEGSKSLVIRGGGKRRRDEEEGCRYLRLERRGPTKFCRRFRMPEDSNSAAISAKCENGVLTVVVGKLPPPVPKKKSVRVSVA, encoded by the coding sequence ATGAGCCTTGCCGTCGCCGTGGGTCCCTTCTTCGACTCCTCTGTCAACAGCCTCCTCCACCTCCCCGAGACAATGGAAAAGATCTCCTTACCTCCTTCAGCGCGGCGGCACGAcgacgaggaggaggagaggagccTTGAAAGCGTTCCCGCCGTCGACATTCTCGAGACCGCCGAGGAGTACACTTTCATCGTGGACGTGCCCGGCCTATCCAAGGCCGACGTCCAGGTGGCGCTAGAGGAGGGCAGTAAGTCGCTGGTGATCCGAGGCGGCGGCAAGAGGAGGAGGGACGAAGAGGAGGGATGCCGGTACCTCCGATTGGAGAGGCGAGGTCCCACCAAGTTCTGTCGGAGATTCCGTATGCCTGAAGACTCCAACTCCGCGGCCATCTCGGCCAAGTGCGAAAACGGTGTGCTAACCGTTGTAGTCGGGAAGTTACCGCCGCCGGTGCCCAAGAAGAAGAGTGTGCGAGTGAGCGTAGCTTGA